In Sphingobium sp. Cam5-1, the following proteins share a genomic window:
- a CDS encoding nuclear transport factor 2 family protein encodes MQGRKALTASADFPARIAILEDREAIRDLIARYGPLVDAGNCAGAAALWAEDGVYEVGGFGSYTGRAAIQALLEGESHQSLIHGGAAHVLSPPVIDLDGDSATARTYSVVFRKTGDSWEAHRASANSWHLVRVGTEWKVARRINRLLDGSPDARALIGGR; translated from the coding sequence ATGCAAGGTCGTAAAGCTCTGACCGCCTCGGCTGACTTCCCCGCGCGTATCGCCATATTGGAAGACCGGGAGGCGATACGCGACCTCATCGCGCGCTATGGCCCTTTGGTGGACGCGGGCAATTGCGCCGGGGCCGCCGCTCTGTGGGCCGAGGATGGCGTCTATGAAGTCGGCGGGTTCGGCAGCTACACGGGCCGTGCCGCGATCCAGGCTTTGTTGGAAGGGGAAAGCCACCAGAGCTTGATCCATGGCGGCGCCGCCCATGTCCTCAGCCCGCCGGTCATCGATCTGGACGGCGACAGCGCAACCGCCCGAACCTATTCCGTCGTCTTCCGCAAGACGGGCGATAGTTGGGAAGCCCACCGCGCCTCCGCCAATAGCTGGCACCTCGTGCGGGTCGGCACGGAATGGAAGGTGGCCCGCCGCATCAACCGTTTGCTTGACGGATCACCCGATGCCCGCGCGCTGATTGGTGGACGATAG
- a CDS encoding alpha/beta hydrolase, with protein sequence MPLDPQLEAMFANQPEWPPIRTAPVPALREAVRSSSIQLPPPAVSLASIVDRTIPGPNGEIPVRIYTPEGAGPFPVTAYFHGGGFVVGDLDTQDMIARGLAAGAETIVVSVDYRLAPEHKFPAAFEDCWAATQWAAAHAAELGGDPALIAVAGDSAGGVLASACALLARDAGAPRIAAQINWYGPGIHPIPEEGSAIEFANGPVLRLEDAHYFWELHIKDESDYDDFRASPMKATSHQGLAPAFIASAECDPIRDAVEAYAPVLEKAGVEVEVKRYPGMVHGFVSWIGFLPGAQEAMADACAFAKKQFAVARQTA encoded by the coding sequence ATGCCGCTAGACCCGCAGCTTGAGGCCATGTTCGCCAATCAACCGGAATGGCCGCCGATCCGGACTGCTCCGGTTCCTGCGTTGCGGGAGGCGGTGCGGTCGAGTTCGATCCAGCTTCCGCCCCCTGCTGTATCCCTTGCCTCGATCGTCGATCGGACCATTCCGGGACCGAACGGTGAGATACCGGTGCGCATCTATACGCCCGAGGGCGCGGGACCTTTCCCAGTCACTGCCTATTTCCATGGCGGCGGATTCGTTGTCGGCGATCTGGACACGCAGGATATGATCGCGCGCGGGCTGGCGGCGGGTGCGGAGACCATCGTGGTGTCCGTCGACTATCGCCTGGCGCCCGAGCATAAATTCCCGGCGGCCTTCGAGGATTGCTGGGCCGCGACGCAGTGGGCGGCGGCGCATGCGGCCGAACTGGGGGGCGATCCCGCCCTGATCGCGGTGGCGGGCGATAGCGCGGGCGGCGTGCTGGCGAGCGCCTGCGCCCTTCTCGCAAGAGACGCGGGCGCGCCCCGTATCGCGGCGCAGATCAACTGGTATGGCCCCGGCATCCATCCGATCCCCGAAGAAGGGTCCGCGATCGAGTTCGCCAACGGCCCTGTGCTGCGCCTGGAAGATGCGCATTATTTCTGGGAATTGCACATCAAGGACGAGAGCGATTACGACGATTTCCGCGCCAGTCCGATGAAGGCGACGAGCCATCAGGGCCTGGCGCCCGCCTTTATCGCCAGCGCCGAATGCGACCCCATCCGCGACGCAGTGGAAGCCTATGCCCCGGTGCTGGAAAAGGCCGGGGTGGAAGTGGAAGTGAAGCGCTATCCCGGCATGGTCCATGGGTTCGTGTCATGGATCGGTTTTCTGCCGGGCGCGCAGGAGGCGATGGCGGATGCCTGCGCCTTTGCGAAAAAGCAGTTTGCGGTCGCTCGTCAGACCGCCTGA
- a CDS encoding acyl-CoA dehydrogenase family protein, giving the protein MQLAFAPELKAFRQEAASWLNEQLSGPFKAIRGQTNQVDNVEERRAWEAALGEARWSVIGWPEQWGGRGASIAQQIIFAEEYARAKGPPRAGHLGVELLGPTLIAMGTEEQKARFLPDIATGKAIWCQGYSEPGAGSDLANVKTKARLEGDTYIIDGQKIWTSMGTIADWCFVVARTEPGSVGNKGLSFLMVPMDQPGVTPRPIRQMTGEAEFAEVFFDGAQALAMDRIGEEGEGWKVAMALLGFERGVSTLAQQMQFRNELDDIIAIAKANGKAQDPLTRQKIATAHAGLKIMRYNALRMLSGGEANPELTGAAYTYKLYWSRWHVALGDLAMAVMGQEGEIGINDERMGALTTMHLMSRSDTIYAGTDQIQRNIIAERGLAMPREPRG; this is encoded by the coding sequence ATGCAACTCGCCTTCGCCCCTGAATTGAAAGCCTTTCGGCAAGAGGCCGCGAGCTGGCTCAACGAACAGCTTAGCGGTCCGTTCAAGGCCATTCGCGGCCAGACCAACCAGGTCGACAATGTCGAGGAGCGCCGCGCCTGGGAAGCAGCCCTGGGTGAGGCGCGCTGGAGCGTCATTGGCTGGCCTGAGCAATGGGGCGGGCGCGGCGCCTCGATCGCGCAGCAGATCATCTTCGCCGAGGAATATGCCAGAGCCAAGGGTCCGCCGCGCGCGGGGCATCTGGGGGTCGAACTGCTCGGGCCGACGCTGATCGCCATGGGCACCGAGGAGCAAAAGGCCCGGTTCCTCCCCGACATCGCCACCGGCAAGGCGATCTGGTGCCAGGGCTATTCTGAACCCGGCGCAGGATCGGACCTGGCCAATGTGAAGACCAAGGCACGCCTGGAAGGCGATACGTACATCATCGACGGGCAGAAGATCTGGACCTCGATGGGCACGATCGCCGACTGGTGCTTCGTCGTTGCCCGCACAGAGCCCGGCAGCGTCGGCAACAAGGGCCTCTCCTTCCTCATGGTCCCCATGGACCAGCCCGGGGTCACCCCCCGCCCCATCCGCCAGATGACCGGCGAGGCCGAATTTGCCGAGGTGTTCTTCGATGGAGCGCAAGCCCTCGCCATGGACCGCATCGGCGAAGAAGGCGAAGGCTGGAAGGTTGCCATGGCCCTCCTTGGCTTTGAACGCGGCGTCTCCACCCTCGCCCAGCAGATGCAGTTCAGGAACGAACTGGACGACATCATCGCCATCGCCAAGGCCAACGGCAAGGCACAAGACCCGCTCACCCGCCAGAAGATCGCCACCGCCCATGCCGGGCTCAAGATCATGCGCTACAACGCCCTGCGCATGCTCTCAGGCGGCGAAGCCAACCCCGAACTCACCGGCGCCGCATACACCTACAAACTCTACTGGTCCCGCTGGCATGTCGCGCTTGGCGACCTCGCCATGGCGGTAATGGGACAAGAGGGCGAAATAGGCATCAACGACGAACGCATGGGCGCCCTCACAACCATGCACCTCATGTCTCGATCCGATACCATCTACGCCGGAACCGACCAGATCCAGCGCAACATCATCGCCGAACGCGGATTAGCTATGCCAAGAGAACCTAGAGGATGA
- a CDS encoding acetyl-CoA C-acyltransferase, translating to MREAAIISTARTGVGKAYRGAFNDTEAPFMSSHVVDAAIARAGIDPARVDDVYLGVANQWNTQSYNVGRLTVHGSVLPDTTSGFSMDRKCSSGLNALAFAARGIIANEIDCAVSGGVENVSLTIDKHYPAFRNRSEFIKARDPNAYMVMIETAEIVAERYGISREDQDRFAAQSQQRAAAAQAAGKFDDEIVPITVTKALFDKEGNETGKEELTLTKDEGIRAGTTYEKLSELKPVFKNGTVIKEGKHVTAGNASQLSDGASAQVVMDLATAQKEGLPILGIYRGFQVAGCGADEMGIGPVFAIPKLLERTGVKMDDIGLWEINEAFANQAIYCQRTLGIDPEKLNVNGGGIAIGHPFAMTGSRLVGHALIEGKRRGVKYVVVSMCVAGGMGAAGLFEVA from the coding sequence ATGCGTGAAGCAGCCATCATCTCCACCGCCCGCACTGGCGTTGGCAAAGCCTATCGCGGCGCGTTCAACGACACCGAAGCGCCGTTCATGTCCTCCCATGTGGTCGATGCCGCCATCGCCCGCGCCGGGATCGATCCCGCCCGCGTCGACGACGTCTATCTGGGCGTTGCCAACCAGTGGAACACGCAAAGCTACAATGTCGGGCGCCTCACCGTCCACGGATCGGTCCTCCCCGACACCACCAGCGGCTTTTCGATGGACCGCAAATGCTCGTCGGGCTTGAACGCGCTGGCGTTCGCGGCGCGCGGCATCATCGCCAACGAGATCGACTGCGCCGTCTCGGGTGGCGTGGAGAATGTCTCGCTCACCATCGACAAACATTATCCCGCCTTCCGCAACCGCTCCGAGTTCATCAAGGCGCGCGATCCCAACGCGTACATGGTGATGATCGAGACCGCCGAGATCGTCGCTGAACGCTATGGCATCAGCCGCGAGGACCAGGACCGCTTTGCCGCCCAGTCGCAGCAGCGCGCCGCCGCCGCCCAGGCAGCGGGCAAGTTCGACGATGAAATCGTGCCGATCACGGTCACGAAAGCCCTGTTCGACAAGGAAGGCAATGAGACCGGCAAGGAAGAGCTGACCCTGACCAAGGACGAGGGCATCCGCGCGGGCACCACTTACGAGAAGCTTTCTGAATTGAAGCCCGTGTTCAAAAACGGCACCGTCATCAAGGAAGGCAAGCATGTGACGGCGGGTAACGCCAGCCAGCTCTCCGACGGCGCGTCTGCCCAGGTCGTCATGGACCTTGCCACCGCGCAAAAGGAAGGGCTCCCTATCCTGGGCATCTATCGGGGTTTTCAGGTTGCAGGCTGCGGCGCTGACGAAATGGGCATCGGCCCGGTGTTCGCCATCCCCAAGCTCTTGGAACGCACCGGGGTCAAGATGGACGACATCGGCCTGTGGGAAATCAACGAAGCCTTTGCCAACCAGGCGATCTATTGCCAGCGCACGCTCGGCATCGATCCTGAGAAATTGAACGTCAATGGCGGCGGCATCGCCATTGGCCATCCCTTCGCCATGACCGGATCGCGCCTGGTTGGCCATGCCCTCATCGAAGGCAAGCGCCGCGGCGTCAAATATGTGGTCGTCTCCATGTGCGTCGCGGGCGGCATGGGTGCTGCCGGTCTGTTCGAGGTCGCCTGA
- a CDS encoding nuclear transport factor 2 family protein encodes MSRGTVIACVLALLATPAGARPMPDPVKMEAAVNAYVAAFEAGSADQVAALYAADATVEDPIGSPIHKGREAIRAFYAQSMKTGAKLKLEGPVRVAGDYAVFPFSVNLNFDGGAKRIDVIDTFRFNEANEVVEMRAYWGPTNMHGF; translated from the coding sequence ATGAGCCGGGGCACCGTCATCGCCTGCGTCCTGGCTCTCCTCGCCACCCCTGCTGGAGCAAGACCCATGCCCGATCCTGTAAAAATGGAAGCCGCCGTCAACGCCTATGTCGCAGCGTTCGAAGCAGGCAGCGCCGACCAGGTCGCCGCCCTCTATGCCGCTGATGCAACCGTCGAAGACCCGATCGGCTCCCCCATCCACAAGGGCCGCGAAGCAATCCGCGCCTTCTACGCACAGTCCATGAAGACCGGCGCGAAGCTCAAGCTCGAAGGCCCGGTCCGGGTCGCGGGCGACTATGCCGTCTTTCCCTTCTCGGTGAACCTGAACTTCGATGGCGGGGCCAAGCGCATCGACGTCATCGACACCTTCCGCTTCAACGAAGCCAATGAGGTCGTCGAAATGCGCGCCTATTGGGGCCCCACCAACATGCACGGCTTTTAA
- a CDS encoding MaoC family dehydratase — MATIFENPHDLLGKEGTKLDTSEWLTIEQSRIDAFADCTGDHQWIHVDPVRAKDGPFGATIAHGYLTLSLVNLFMPQIVEVRRFSAGVNVGMDKTRFLNPVVVGSRIRGTGEIVSAEEVKGGAIQAVIRVTVEIEGKDKPACVVETINRYFPES; from the coding sequence ATGGCGACCATCTTCGAAAATCCCCACGATCTTCTGGGCAAGGAAGGCACCAAGCTCGACACCTCGGAGTGGCTCACCATCGAGCAATCGCGCATCGACGCCTTTGCCGACTGCACCGGCGACCATCAGTGGATCCATGTCGATCCGGTGCGCGCGAAAGACGGGCCCTTCGGCGCGACCATCGCCCATGGTTACTTGACCCTCTCCCTCGTCAACCTGTTCATGCCGCAGATCGTCGAGGTCCGGCGCTTTTCCGCAGGCGTGAACGTCGGCATGGACAAGACCCGCTTCCTCAATCCGGTGGTGGTCGGATCGCGCATTCGGGGCACCGGTGAAATCGTCTCGGCCGAGGAAGTAAAGGGCGGCGCCATCCAGGCGGTGATCCGCGTCACCGTCGAGATCGAAGGAAAAGACAAGCCCGCCTGCGTGGTCGAAACCATCAACCGCTATTTTCCCGAAAGCTGA
- a CDS encoding SDR family oxidoreductase yields MTPTSPVPPYPTPLGMLKGKTVVVTAAAGTGIGFSAAKRAAEEGAKLLISDFHERRLNEAADRIADEAKVERPAVFVCDVTSEEAVQGLRDAALAALGRVDVLINNAGLGGEADIVDMTDEQWARVFDVTLTSLFRMTRAFLPAMYAAKSGVMVNNASVLGWRAQKGQAHYAAAKAGVMAFTRCAAIEAAEHGVRINAVSPSLAMHPFLAKVTTQEALDKLVEKEAFKRPAEVWEIANVMMFLASDLSSYMTGEIVAVSSQRA; encoded by the coding sequence ATGACCCCGACCTCGCCTGTTCCCCCCTATCCGACCCCGCTGGGCATGCTCAAGGGCAAGACCGTGGTCGTCACCGCGGCGGCCGGCACCGGCATCGGCTTTTCCGCCGCCAAGCGCGCCGCCGAGGAAGGCGCCAAGCTCCTCATCAGCGACTTCCACGAACGCCGCCTCAATGAAGCGGCCGACCGCATCGCCGACGAAGCCAAGGTCGAGCGGCCCGCTGTATTTGTGTGCGACGTCACCAGCGAGGAAGCCGTGCAGGGCTTGCGCGACGCCGCTCTCGCCGCGCTGGGCCGGGTCGATGTGCTCATCAACAATGCAGGCCTCGGCGGTGAAGCCGATATCGTCGATATGACCGACGAGCAGTGGGCCCGCGTGTTCGACGTGACGCTGACCTCGCTGTTCCGCATGACCCGCGCCTTCCTGCCCGCCATGTACGCCGCCAAGTCGGGCGTCATGGTCAACAACGCTTCCGTGCTGGGCTGGCGCGCGCAAAAGGGCCAGGCCCATTATGCCGCCGCAAAGGCTGGCGTCATGGCCTTCACCCGCTGCGCCGCGATCGAGGCGGCCGAACATGGCGTGCGCATCAATGCGGTCTCGCCATCCCTTGCCATGCACCCCTTCCTCGCCAAGGTGACGACCCAGGAAGCCTTGGACAAGCTGGTTGAAAAGGAAGCGTTCAAGCGCCCCGCCGAGGTCTGGGAAATCGCCAACGTCATGATGTTCCTCGCCTCTGACCTCTCCTCCTACATGACCGGCGAAATCGTCGCGGTCTCCAGCCAGCGAGCGTAA